One window of the Hyperolius riggenbachi isolate aHypRig1 chromosome 5, aHypRig1.pri, whole genome shotgun sequence genome contains the following:
- the RBM12B gene encoding RNA-binding protein 12B, with product MAVVIRLHGLPVTAGSSDIRQFFIGLTIPDGGVHIVGGKLGEAFIIFATDEDARRAMSRTGIIKTSRIQLFLSSKAEMQNTLEKSRKSNRKHPAIPPGREVDQMPVNIKRGNVQNKFENNNLELNAHPAKYDRKEMKPSQDVDDVYVFLYGLPYSATEEDIRKFFSGLDVVDIVFHLRPNGFKNGNGLVKFGSKKDATAAVERNNEYMGHRFISVKKTSEEQWVNSGGQVGGSHSKQQFRKQRTRSRSPLRSRSRSPQNQQLYLHLKNLPYNVDVEDFKMFLGLPDLPNSQIKFLLDGYRQRTGEGFVMVKSHSEYRKCLSLDKHILNGRPIFILPIERKTMLDLIESSETQSQPTRERSPHNPPTSTYSNAKRCIYVRNFPFDVTKSEVLKFFTGFAVREEDIFLLFDSKGVGLGEALVKFPSEQQAFLAESLNRQSFLGTEVLLRRISDDQVKEFGVYIEAPVEIILANSPVYREDVGLRGQSYGLPNDMKYGRGEFRGSPERFRDSNPMRIGGQEELVDRFDMGSKHSADYHHSLPVQERDFEKPAGGLVYMKNLPYKVTTAEILDFFYGYNITPDSVEVKFDRDGMARGLATVFFESFDDARAAVHELNGRPIGERKISLNFARA from the coding sequence ATGGCAGTAGTAATCCGCTTACATGGCCTTCCAGTTACTGCTGGTTCTAGTGATATTCGCCAGTTCTTCATTGGACTGACTATTCCTGATGGAGGTGTGCATATTGTTGGTGGTAAACTTGGTGAAGCCTTCATTATATTTGCAACGGATGAGGATGCCAGGCGTGCGATGAGTCGTACTGGTATTATCAAGACCTCCCGTATTCAGCTGTTCCTTAGCAGCAAGGCAGAAATGCAAAATACTCTTGAAAAGAGTCGCAAAAGTAACAGAAAACATCCAGCGATACCCCCTggtagagaagtagaccaaatgcCTGTGAACATAAAGAGGGGGAACGTACAGAATAaatttgaaaataataatttgGAACTGAATGCACATCCAGCAAAATATGACCGTAAAGAGATGAAGCCTTCCCAAGATGTCGATGATGTTTATGTGTTTTTGTATGGACTCCCATATAGCGCAACTGAGGAGGACATCAGGAAGTTTTTCAGTGGCCTGGATGTGGTTGACATTGTATTTCATTTACGTCCAAATGGTTTTAAGAATGGAAATGGTCTAGTTAAGTTTGGAAGTAAAAAGGATGCTACTGCAGCAGTGGAGCGCAATAATGAATATATGGGCCATAGATTCATATCTGTAAAGAAAACATCTGAAGAGCAGTGGGTTAATTCTGGTGGCCAGGTAGGCGGAAGCCATTCCAAGCAACAGTTTAGGAAGCAAAGAACCAGGTCCAGATCCCCACTAAGATCCAGGTCCAGATCCCCACAAAATCAGCAGCTTTATTTACACCTGAAGAATTTACCATATAATGTGGATGTGGAAGATTTTAAGATGTTTCTGGGACTTCCTGACCTCCCTAACTCGCAGATAAAATTCCTGCTTGACGGGTACCGACAAAGAACAGGAGAAGGCTTTGTTATGGTAAAAAGTCATTCGGAGTATAGGAAGTGTCTTTCTTTAGACAAACATATCCTTAATGGTCGCCCCATATTCATATTACCAATTGAACGGAAAACAATGTTGGACTTAATAGAGTCCTCCGAAACCCAGAGTCAACCAACACGGGAGCGTTCACCTCACAATCCTCCAACCAGCACCTATTCTAATGCTAAAAGATGTATATATGTGAGAAATTTTCCCTTTGATGTTACTAAAAGTGAAGTTCTGAAGTTCTTTACTGGATTTGCTGTGCGTGAAGAagatattttcttgctttttgacAGCAAAGGGGTTGGGCTGGGGGAAGCATTGGTGAAGTTCCCCTCTGAGCAACAGGCATTTCTTGCTGAAAGCTTGAATCGACAAAGTTTCTTGGGCACAGAAGTCCTTCTGAGACGCATTTCTGATGATCAGGTGAAAGAATTCGGGGTCTACATTGAAGCTCCAGTGGAAATCATTCTGGCCAATTCACCAGTGTATAGAGAAGATGTCGGTTTACGTGGGCAGTCTTACGGCTTGCCTAATGACATGAAGTATGGACGTGGAGAGTTTAGAGGTTCTCCAGAAAGGTTTCGTGATTCTAACCCAATGAGGATTGGGGGTCAAGAGGAACTTGTTGATAGGTTTGATATGGGAAGTAAACACAGTGCAGATTACCATCATTCTTTACCAGTTCAAGAGAGAGATTTTGAAAAGCCTGCTGGTGGCCTTGTATATATGAAGAATTTACCATACAAAGTTACTACTGCAGAAATTTTAGATTTTTTCTACGGTTATAACATTACTCCTGATTCAGTTGAGGTCAAATTCGACAGAGATGGAATGGCAAGAGGACTTGCCACAGTCTTCTTTGAAAGCTTTGATGATGCAAGGGCTGCTGTTCATGAACTCAACGGAAGGCCTATTGGAGAACGTAAAATCAGTTTGAATTTCGCAAGAGCGTAA